CGTAGAGGAACTGCTGCGCCTCATCGGCGGCAGGTGGAAGGTGGTACTCATCCGTGAGCTGGAAAACGGCCCCCGCCGCCACGGCCAGCTCCTCCGCAGTCTCACCGGCATCACGCAGAAGATGCTCACCCAGCGCCTCCGTGAACTGGAAACCGACGGCCTCATTCAGCGCCGGGATTTTCTCGAAGGGCGTGTGAAACTGGTCGAGTATTCCCTCACGGAGTGGGGGTGCAATGTCATGGAAATCATCATGCACATCCACCATTGGGCCGCAGCCAACCATGACAGCCTCAGTGGCAAACAGGCAGCCGTGACACTCCATTCGTGATCACCCCACAAAACCCGAATCCTTTTTTGACAAAAGGCCTGCCGCACCATCGTTACCCACCGCCATGCTACGCTCCTTCTTTTGCTTCCTCCTCCTGGCCGCCGCCTGCCACGCCGCAGACCGGCCTAACGTCCTGTTCGTTCTCTGCGATGACCTCCGTCAGGACGCCCTCGGCTGCTACGGGTCCAAGCATGTCAAGACTCCCCACATTGACCGTCTGGCCAATGAGGGCGTCCTTTTCC
This portion of the Prosthecobacter sp. SYSU 5D2 genome encodes:
- a CDS encoding helix-turn-helix domain-containing protein, whose protein sequence is MKETRIQCDVEELLRLIGGRWKVVLIRELENGPRRHGQLLRSLTGITQKMLTQRLRELETDGLIQRRDFLEGRVKLVEYSLTEWGCNVMEIIMHIHHWAAANHDSLSGKQAAVTLHS